Below is a window of Edaphobacter dinghuensis DNA.
TCCAGGCAGCCACGCTAAGTCAAATTAGCGTGGCTGTTTAGCTTCCCATTCCGTTCTTCGGGCAATTAGGGAATGGCGTTCTGTCCGGACGATTTTTTGCTCGCAACCGGCGTTCTATAGAAGGCACATAAAAGCCCAAAGTTTAACGAGTTTTGGCATCTAACCCGTATAAATAAGACTGGTAATCGTAACTCCCCAAATCGAAGGGATATCTTTGTCTACCTCCGCTCCCGGCATCGGCTCGCTCCCCGCGCTCTGCGTCGACCTTGACGGTACTCTGGTCAAATCCGACACTCTGGTCGACTCGACCCTTGCACTCGCACGCCGAAATCCGGCTGCTCTTCTCCAGCTTCCGCGCTGGCTGACCGAGGGGAAAGCCGCCCTGAAGCGCCATATCACCAGCAATGTCGAGCTGGATGTCGCCCATCTTCCTTACAATCGCGAGTTGCTACAGTATCTAGAGCAGCAAAAAGCCGCTGGCCGTTCCATTTATCTCGCCACTGCGGCCGATTCCGTATTGGCCCACCGCATCGCCACCCACTTCAATCTCTTCGCCGGGGTTCTTGCCTCCGATGGCACAACTAATCTGGCCGGTTCCAACAAGCTCGCTGCGTTCCGGCAGACCTTCGGCGATGATTTCACCTATATCGGCAACGCTCGGCCCGACCTTACGCTCCTGCAAAACTGCAAAGAACCGATGGTGGCCAACCCCACGGCAGGCCTGCGTTCTGCGCTCCGCGCCAATGGGATCGTTCCCGTCCGCTCCTTTGAAGAACGAGTCAGCCCCCTTCGTGCGTGGCCGAAGGCCATCCGCATTCACCAGTGGGCAAAGAACACGCTGATCTTTCTGCCGCTTCTGCTCGCCCATGCGTGGGACAAAGCCCTCTTTGCCGGCGCGTTCATCGCCTTTCTCAGCTTCGGTTTGTGCGCGTCCGGAACTTATATCGTCAACGATCTATTGGATTTAGAGGCAGACCGCCAGCATCCGCGCAAAAGGAGACGGCCATTTGCCTCAGGCGATCTGTCTGCGATCAGCGGCGTTGCCGTCATCGCGCTCTTCCTGGTTGCCTCGGTCTGCCTCGCCATTCTTCTTCCCCACGTCGTGGAACTCATCTCGCCCTCTCTCGGGCTCGCGCGGCCATATCATTTCCTCGAATGGCTCGGGATCTATGCGGTGACGACGCTGGCCTACTCGCTTCGGCTCAAGCGGGCGGTCATGGTGGATGTGATTGTGTTGTCGGGGCTCTATACCATTCGCATTCTCGCCGGTTCGGCTGCCACAGGGGTTGCCGTCTCCACCTGGCTGGCCAGCTTCAGCATCTTCTTCTTCCTGTCGCTGGCATTCGTCAAGCGCTATGCGGAGCTTGAAAATCTGCGCGAGCGGGGCGGCGTAACCGCAGGGGGGCGCAGCTACCATGTCTCCGATATCGAACAGCTTCGCAGCTTCGGCTCCGCCAGTGGCTATGTCTCGGTTGCTGTTCTTACGCTCTACATCTCCAACTTGAACGCCGTCGAGCTTTACCACCACACCAACCGGCTCTGGCTGCTGGTGCCGGTTCTGCTGCTTTGGATCAGCCTGCTTTGGCTGCGTGCCTCGCGCGGTGAACTCGACGAAGATCCCGTTGTCTACGCGGTCACCGACCGGCGTAGCCTGCTTCTCGGTCTGGCTGTAGTTGCCATCGTTCTTCTGGCGCTGTGAACCGACCTCCAGCAATTTCTGGCAATCAAATACGATATTGTTCCGGCCTGATTATTCACTTCCGGGTCCGTGCCGAGGCTTGCCTTCCTGTACATAGTTCCGGTTCCACTTAGGAATCTCGACCACATAAGTCCCCGGTTTTTCAATCACTGCCTGGCACCCGAGTCGCGAGTTCAACTGAATATCGGCAGCCGTCTCCATACGGTCAAGCTCCAGATCTTCCGGCTCGCTCACGCCTTGCATCCCCTCCTTCACCCACAGGTGACAGGTGGTACAGGCGCATACGCCGCCGCAGGCGTGGTCGAGAAAGATGTCATAGTTCTCCGCGACATCGAGAAACGACATGGGCTGCCCATGCCCTTCATACGGCAGGGAATCAAACGGAAACTCGACCGTCCGTCCCTCCGGCTCAAACGTGACCCGAACCATTCCTTCGCCCGCAGGCTTCGACAAATCCACAACTTCATTTTTATTGTTTTCAGACATAATCAATCTTCCGTCGACTCTCCGGCCGTAGCCTCATCGTTTATAGAATCTTCAATCCGCGCAGTCTCGGCTTCGACTTCAGCCTTAGAATCCAATACCTGCGCCTTTGCAAAGGGATGCGGCGCCGTCGGCCCCTCACCTATGCTCTCACCCGCGGCTCTCATCGTCTTGCCCTTCATCGCGCCGGAGACGGCAGTGTCCATCATCAGCTCCGCGAACCGCCGCGTGGCCTGATCCAGTCCCTCGATCGACTTTCGAATGAGCTTGTAATCTCCGCCTATTACCGCAGCCTTCAGCTCGTTGATCGCCTGTTCAATCTTCGCAATCTCATCTGAGGTCAGCTTCTGCCATGCCTCGTGCTTCCTGCCTTTTTCTACTGCCGTCAGAATCGTCTCAGCCTCGTTCTTTGCCTCAATGACCTGACGCTCTTGAATGTCCTGCTCGGCAAAATCGAATGAAGCGAGGATCATCGACTCCACCTGCTCATCGGTGAGTCCATAGGTCGGCTTGACTTCGACCTCGGCTTCCTTGCCGCTGCGCTGCTCGCGCGCGCTCACATGCAAAATGCCGTTGGCGTCGATGAGGAACTTCACCTCGATGCGCGGCAGTCCTGCCACCATCGGCGGAATCCCTTTCAGATCGAACCGCGCCAGTGACCGGCAATCCTTCGCTAGTTCTCGCTCTCCCTGCACGACATGGATCGCCACATTCGTCTGCCCGTCCACGCCGGTCGTAAAGTGCTCGGTCGCGCTCGCCGGAATCGTAGAGTTGCGTTGAATAATCTTCGCCACCACGCCGCCCAGCGCCTCGATCCCCAGCGAAAGCGGTGTGACGTCAAGCAGAAGCAGGTCCTCCGTAGCCGCCGAACCGCCAGCCAGAATCTGCGCCTGCACTGCCGCACCTAGAGCCACAACCTCGTCGGGATTCAGCTCGGTATGCGGCTTCTTGCCGCGCGCGCTCAGCCCGAACAACTCATCGACCAACCGCCGTACCGCTGGAATCCGTGTCGATCCGCCAACCAGCACGACCTCGTCGATCTGTTCCACCGACAAGCCGGCATCCTTCAAAGCCTGCTTGCAAGGTCCGGACGTCCGCGCAATCACGCCAGCCGACAGCTCCTCAAACTGGCTGCGTGTGATCTTGCGCTGATACCGCACGCTTCCCTCAATGATGGACAGCTCCACATCGAGCGCTGCTGTCTCTGCGTCCGACAGTCGAATCTTGGCTTCGATCACTGCCTTGCGAATCTTCTGCACTGTCTCGCCGTTGCCGCGCACATCCTCGCCAAGATCACCGGCGATGTCGTCCAACGCAATCGCAATCAACAGGTTGTCGATGTCGTCGCCGCCAAGGTGAGTATCTCCACCCGTGGCAATCACCTCGAAGATCCCTTCATGGAGCTTCAGGATTGAGATATCGAACGTGCCGCCGCCGAAGTCATAAACCGCGATCAGTCCATCCTTATTCTTGTTCAGACCGTAAGCCAGAGCCGCCGCCGTCGGCTCATTCACCAGGCGCAGCACCTCCAGCCCGGCGATACGCCCTGCATCCTTGGTAGCCTGCCGCTGGGCGTCGTTGAAGTAAGCAGGAACCGTAATGACCGCCTTCGTCACCGGGCCGCCAAAAAACCGCTCTGCATTCTTCTTTAACTGCATCAATACATAGGCTGAGATCTCCGGCGGAGTCATCGTCAGGCCGCCTACATTCAGCCGCAGCACCTCGCCGGGTTGCAATCCTTCGGCCAGCTTGAAGGGAAACAGCTTCAACTCCTCCTGCACATCGGTAAGGTCACGCCCCATCAGTCTCTTGGCGGAATAGACGGCGCTTGCCGAATCCGCCAGCAGGGTTCCGCGTGCGGCATTTCCTACGGCGACACCCTCATCGGTCCATGCCACGACCGACGGCACCAGCCGTTCGCCGTCCTCGCCTGGAATCACGACCGGCGTCTCCCCCTCCATAAACGCCACCAGCGAATTCGTCGTTCCCAGATCAATCCCTACAACACGTTGCTCAGCCATAACCTGCAAATCCTCTGTCGTTTCAATGCTCTTTCTATTGTCCTACAAATGGCGGTGATGGTATGCCCCGGTTACTTTAGATGCGCTCTCAGCCAAGATCCATTTACCGCACTTTTACGACAACCTCCTCAATTGCTATGGCATCCTTTCAAGCATGAGCGATCAAGTTATGAGCGGCTCTTCCACCCTTATCCCCTGTCTTCGCTACCGCGATGCTGTCGCCGCCATCGACTGGCTTGGTCGCGCCTTCGGACTTCAGAAAAATGCCGTATACATGGGGCAAAATAACACGGTCGCCCATGCCCAACTCACCTTTGGCGGCGGAATGATCATGCTTGGCTCGGTCGATAACGGCAGTGAGTACAGCAAGAATATCGTTCAACCCGATGAGGTTAACCTTCGCGAGACGCAGAGCCCTTACCTTGTCGTTCCCGATGCGGATGTAGTTTATGCGACGGCCAAAGCCGCGGGCGCGACCATCGTCGCCGATATTGCAGACATGGACTATGGTGGTCGCGCCTTCACCTGTCGCGACCTCGAAGGTCATCTCTGGAGCATTGGTACTTACAATCCATGGCAGTCCGAAGCGTTGGGTTAAAACAGCCCTTCAATACATTGCCGAGCCGTGATACCGTCTCTCCATGGAACTCAACCCCTACGAGAAATTCCTGGTCGGTCAGGAACCAATTCCCGTCCTCACGTCCACCGCCGACCGCCTCGCCGCGCTTACCGCTCCGCTCTCCGGCGCGCAGATCGACCGTACCCCCGCTCCGGGTAAATGGAGCATCCGCGAGATCGCCGCTCACCTTGCCGACTGCGAGATCGTCTTCAGTTTTCGTCTACGCCAAACCCTCAGCCAGAAACACGCGCTCATCCGCCCCTTCGACGAAAAGGCATGGGCTACGCGCTACGCCGCCTACGATCTGGATTCGGCACTGGCTCTCTTCAAAGCAGCCCGTAACTGGAACCTCCGGCTGCTCACCACAGTCTCCGAAGAAGACCGCCACCGTCCCACGACCCACCCCGAGCGCGGCACTATGACCTTCTGGACTCTGGTCGAAACCATGGCTGGCCACGATATCAACCACCTGCAACAGATCGAGCGCCTTGCTGCAATTTAGGCCAGCTACTCCAAAGCCTCGTTCACGTCACGTACAAGATTCCTTAAGTAGCTTCTTTTGTTCAGCAGAGCAACCATTGCATCGCGGGCAGTGGCCTTTCCTGTTTCATCACCGGCCTCAAGCGCCTCATCCCAACGCGCCCACAACCCCTCAAGCTCCGCCTGCGTCTCCACCATCTTTGCGTCGAACGAGTCCTTGGCCGTCATCAGATCGCGCCGCAGCTCCGGCTCATCCTCACCCATCTGCTTGGCGGCACGCATCTCCTGCAACTGCATGTTCAGCTCAAAGACCTCTTCGAGCAGCTCCGGTGGAACGATCTGCTTCTTCTGCCCGCCTGTCGCCCGGGCCGCATCGGTAGCTGCCTTCGACTGCTCCTCCAGCTCCACGCCCTCGAGCTTCAGGAGGTATTGCGTCCGCAGCACGGGATCTTTCAGAGCGCGGTAGGCATCGTTCAATTGAGACGATTGCGCCAGAGCAGCCTCCTGCTCCGCCACTGGTTTCGACGCAAAACGGTCCGGGTGCAGCTTGCGCGAGAGTACATAGAACTGTTTCTCGAGTGCAGCCGTATCGATCTGCAATTTGGACGGCAGATTAAAAATCTCGAAGTAGTTGGGCATAAGCAAAAGATCTCCGCCCTCATGGAGAGGACAGATTTAGAATACGGCAATGTCCTCGAAGTCTCTGCTGATGCTCGCCGCTGTCCTTGTTCTCCTTCCTGTCTCGCTGTCTGCACAGCAAATATCGAAAGCCCCCGCTGCCGCATCGGAATCCTCCTGGCAGGCGGCCATCAAAGCTCGTCGCGAGCAGCTCATTCAGCAGAACGGTCCCGGCACCGACGTTGCACTTCGCAACCAGTTGCTCGCCATGCGCGATAAAGATCAGGCAATACGTGGTTTCGCTGGAGGCAAACAAGTCTCCGGCATGACACCCGACATGATTGCGAAGATGCCCGCAACCGATGCCGAGCTTACGCAAGAGCTCAAGCAAATCGTCGACCAGAAGGGCTGGCCCACCATCTCTCTCGTCGGCATCGACGCCTCCAACGGAGCCATGCTTGTGCTTACGCACAGCGCCGACCACGCCTGGCAGGCGAAGTTGCTACCGCAGCTCGAACAGCTTGCCGATGCGGGACGAATCGACGCTTCGCAGCTTGCGCTGGTGATCGACAAGGAACTGATCGCGGAAGGGAAGTTACAGCGCTACGGCACGCAGTTCAAGTTCGTCAACGGAGAGATGGCAATGTACGGTGTCGAAGATCCCGGTGACCTCGACCGCATCCGCGCGCGGGCGTTGCTACCGCCCATCGACGTCTATAAGCAGACGCTGTCGCAGATCTATCATCTGAAGGCGAGCAACGCCATCGTTAGCCCTACTTCGCCAACGGCAAAAGAGAATTAAGCGGTAAAGCTCGACCCGCACCCGCAGCTCTTGGTAGAGTTCGGATTGATGAAGTTAAATCCCTGCCGCATCAGCGTCTCTTCAAAGTCCAGCACCATACCGTGCAGATAGATAAAGCTCTTGGGATCGACAAAGACTCGGATTGGCGCACCGTTCGTAGGATCTCCCACCGTTTCGATCCCAGCGCCAAACGAGTATACGCGGTCGCGTTCACGAGGCTGTGAATCGAAGCGAATGTTGTAGCTCAGTCCCGAGCATCCACCACCCTGAATGCCGACACGCAGACCACCCTGCTCGGGCGACACGCCTTCCTTCGCCATGGCGACGCGAATCCGCTTCAGCGCCTTCTCCGTAATCTGGATGCCCTTCTGCGCAGGCTCCTGCCCCTCGGCTGTCAAGACGGTCATCCCAGCCAGCGGATTCTTCGTATCTCCACCCGGACCAGCCGCATGGGCTGCTCTGCTCGTCTCGGTTTGTAGACTTACCATCGCCATCATTCACATCCTCAACAAAACGACCACGGATTTACGTGGACTGCACGGATAAGAACAGATCGATCCCGAACGTTCCATCCGCGACTATCCACACTGATCCGCGGTCGCACCCTGCTTTGAAACTAGTGAGCCGCAGTTGTAGCAGCCGCTGTCTCGGTGACGTTATTTTTCTTCTTCCAGTCGCCAATCGCCGCACGGATCGCATCTTCTGCGAGAACCGAGCAGTGAATCTTGACCGGAGGAAGCGCCAGCTCTTTCACGATGTCCGTGTTCGAGATCGCGAGTGCCTCGGCAACCGTCTTGCCCTTCACCCACTCGGTCGCGAGTGAGGAAGAGGCAATCGCCGACCCGCAGCCGAAGGTCTTGAACTTCGCGTCCTCAATCACCTGGGTCTCGGGGTTCACCTTGATCTGCAAACGCATCACGTCGCCGCACTCCGGCGCGCCGACCAGACCTGTGCCAACCTCGCTCGAGCTCTTGTCCATCTGTCCGACGTTGCGGGGATTGTTGTAGTGGTCAATTACCTTATCGCTGTATGCCATCTGATTCTCCTTGCCTGCCTGTTCTAATCTCTATTTGTTTGACGGACGCTGCGCCTAGTGTGCCGCCCATTCAATCTTGGTAAGGTCGATGCCTTCTTTAACCATCTCGTACAACGGAGAGAGCTCGCGCAGCTTCGATACCACGTCGATGATCTTGTCCGAAACGTAATCTACTTCGGCCTTGGTATTGAAACGTCCAAGCCCGAACCGGATTGAGCTGTGTGCCACATCGTCGCCAAGCCCCAAAGCCTTCAACACATAAGATGGCTCAAGTGTCGCCGAGGTGCAGGCCGAACCGGAAGAAACCGCGATGTCGTTGATTCCCATCAGCAGACTCTCGCCTTCGACGTAGACAAAGCTCATATTCAGGTTACCCGGCAGGTGGTGCTCCATGTTTCCGTTCACATGAACGTAGTCAAGCGCGTTCTCGAGCTTGTTCTTCAGGTAATCGCGAAGCTCGGTCTCACGCTTGGCCTCGGCTTCCATCTCCTGGCTGCAAATCTCGCAGGCAGCACCCAGGCCGACGATACCGGGGACGTTCAACGTGCCCGAACGCATGCCGCGCTCGTGGCCGCCACCGTTGATCTGTTCCGAAATCTGCACGCGCGGGTTGCGGCGGCGAACATACAGCGCGCCGACGCCCTTCGGCCCGTAGATTTTGTGGCCCGAGAGCGAGAGGACATCGATGTTGTCCTTCTGCACGTCCACGGGAATCTTGCCCACCGCCTGTACCGCATCGGTGTGGAAGATGATGCCCTTCTCGTGGCAGAGCTGGCCGATCTCGCGGATCGGCTGGACCACGCCGATCTCGTTGTTCGCGTACATGATCGAGATCAGGATGGTTTTGTCGTCGATGGCGCGCTTCAGGTCTTCGATGTCAATCAACCCATCGGCCTGCACCGGCAGATAGGTCACGCGGAAGCCCTGCTTTTCCAGCTTCTTGCACGTATCCAGAACGGCCTTGTGCTCAGTGACCTGGGTGATGATGTGGTTGCCGCGCTCGCGGTACATCTCGGCGATGCCCTTCAGCGCAAGGTTATTGGACTCGGTCGCGCCGCTGGTGAAGATGATCTCCTTCGAGGTCGCGCCAATCAGCTTGGCGATCTGCTCGCGTGCCTTGTCCACCGCCTGCTCGGCTTCCCAGCCGAACGAGTGGTTGCGGCTGGCCGCATTGCCGAACTTTGCTCCGAAGTAAGGCATCATAGCCTCCAGAATCCGGGGATCGAGAGGCGTGGTTGCATGGTTGTCCATGTAGATCGGCAGATGCACGCCCGCCGGCAGCGC
It encodes the following:
- the iscU gene encoding Fe-S cluster assembly scaffold IscU; its protein translation is MAYSDKVIDHYNNPRNVGQMDKSSSEVGTGLVGAPECGDVMRLQIKVNPETQVIEDAKFKTFGCGSAIASSSLATEWVKGKTVAEALAISNTDIVKELALPPVKIHCSVLAEDAIRAAIGDWKKKNNVTETAAATTAAH
- the hscA gene encoding Fe-S protein assembly chaperone HscA codes for the protein MAEQRVVGIDLGTTNSLVAFMEGETPVVIPGEDGERLVPSVVAWTDEGVAVGNAARGTLLADSASAVYSAKRLMGRDLTDVQEELKLFPFKLAEGLQPGEVLRLNVGGLTMTPPEISAYVLMQLKKNAERFFGGPVTKAVITVPAYFNDAQRQATKDAGRIAGLEVLRLVNEPTAAALAYGLNKNKDGLIAVYDFGGGTFDISILKLHEGIFEVIATGGDTHLGGDDIDNLLIAIALDDIAGDLGEDVRGNGETVQKIRKAVIEAKIRLSDAETAALDVELSIIEGSVRYQRKITRSQFEELSAGVIARTSGPCKQALKDAGLSVEQIDEVVLVGGSTRIPAVRRLVDELFGLSARGKKPHTELNPDEVVALGAAVQAQILAGGSAATEDLLLLDVTPLSLGIEALGGVVAKIIQRNSTIPASATEHFTTGVDGQTNVAIHVVQGERELAKDCRSLARFDLKGIPPMVAGLPRIEVKFLIDANGILHVSAREQRSGKEAEVEVKPTYGLTDEQVESMILASFDFAEQDIQERQVIEAKNEAETILTAVEKGRKHEAWQKLTSDEIAKIEQAINELKAAVIGGDYKLIRKSIEGLDQATRRFAELMMDTAVSGAMKGKTMRAAGESIGEGPTAPHPFAKAQVLDSKAEVEAETARIEDSINDEATAGESTED
- a CDS encoding UbiA family prenyltransferase yields the protein MSTSAPGIGSLPALCVDLDGTLVKSDTLVDSTLALARRNPAALLQLPRWLTEGKAALKRHITSNVELDVAHLPYNRELLQYLEQQKAAGRSIYLATAADSVLAHRIATHFNLFAGVLASDGTTNLAGSNKLAAFRQTFGDDFTYIGNARPDLTLLQNCKEPMVANPTAGLRSALRANGIVPVRSFEERVSPLRAWPKAIRIHQWAKNTLIFLPLLLAHAWDKALFAGAFIAFLSFGLCASGTYIVNDLLDLEADRQHPRKRRRPFASGDLSAISGVAVIALFLVASVCLAILLPHVVELISPSLGLARPYHFLEWLGIYAVTTLAYSLRLKRAVMVDVIVLSGLYTIRILAGSAATGVAVSTWLASFSIFFFLSLAFVKRYAELENLRERGGVTAGGRSYHVSDIEQLRSFGSASGYVSVAVLTLYISNLNAVELYHHTNRLWLLVPVLLLWISLLWLRASRGELDEDPVVYAVTDRRSLLLGLAVVAIVLLAL
- a CDS encoding DinB family protein, with the protein product MELNPYEKFLVGQEPIPVLTSTADRLAALTAPLSGAQIDRTPAPGKWSIREIAAHLADCEIVFSFRLRQTLSQKHALIRPFDEKAWATRYAAYDLDSALALFKAARNWNLRLLTTVSEEDRHRPTTHPERGTMTFWTLVETMAGHDINHLQQIERLAAI
- a CDS encoding VOC family protein, which codes for MSDQVMSGSSTLIPCLRYRDAVAAIDWLGRAFGLQKNAVYMGQNNTVAHAQLTFGGGMIMLGSVDNGSEYSKNIVQPDEVNLRETQSPYLVVPDADVVYATAKAAGATIVADIADMDYGGRAFTCRDLEGHLWSIGTYNPWQSEALG
- a CDS encoding 2Fe-2S iron-sulfur cluster-binding protein produces the protein MSENNKNEVVDLSKPAGEGMVRVTFEPEGRTVEFPFDSLPYEGHGQPMSFLDVAENYDIFLDHACGGVCACTTCHLWVKEGMQGVSEPEDLELDRMETAADIQLNSRLGCQAVIEKPGTYVVEIPKWNRNYVQEGKPRHGPGSE
- a CDS encoding DUF6624 domain-containing protein, producing the protein MSSKSLLMLAAVLVLLPVSLSAQQISKAPAAASESSWQAAIKARREQLIQQNGPGTDVALRNQLLAMRDKDQAIRGFAGGKQVSGMTPDMIAKMPATDAELTQELKQIVDQKGWPTISLVGIDASNGAMLVLTHSADHAWQAKLLPQLEQLADAGRIDASQLALVIDKELIAEGKLQRYGTQFKFVNGEMAMYGVEDPGDLDRIRARALLPPIDVYKQTLSQIYHLKASNAIVSPTSPTAKEN
- the hscB gene encoding Fe-S protein assembly co-chaperone HscB, whose protein sequence is MPNYFEIFNLPSKLQIDTAALEKQFYVLSRKLHPDRFASKPVAEQEAALAQSSQLNDAYRALKDPVLRTQYLLKLEGVELEEQSKAATDAARATGGQKKQIVPPELLEEVFELNMQLQEMRAAKQMGEDEPELRRDLMTAKDSFDAKMVETQAELEGLWARWDEALEAGDETGKATARDAMVALLNKRSYLRNLVRDVNEALE
- a CDS encoding HesB/IscA family protein — translated: MAMVSLQTETSRAAHAAGPGGDTKNPLAGMTVLTAEGQEPAQKGIQITEKALKRIRVAMAKEGVSPEQGGLRVGIQGGGCSGLSYNIRFDSQPRERDRVYSFGAGIETVGDPTNGAPIRVFVDPKSFIYLHGMVLDFEETLMRQGFNFINPNSTKSCGCGSSFTA
- a CDS encoding IscS subfamily cysteine desulfurase; protein product: MSDNGMIVTESATALPAGVHLPIYMDNHATTPLDPRILEAMMPYFGAKFGNAASRNHSFGWEAEQAVDKAREQIAKLIGATSKEIIFTSGATESNNLALKGIAEMYRERGNHIITQVTEHKAVLDTCKKLEKQGFRVTYLPVQADGLIDIEDLKRAIDDKTILISIMYANNEIGVVQPIREIGQLCHEKGIIFHTDAVQAVGKIPVDVQKDNIDVLSLSGHKIYGPKGVGALYVRRRNPRVQISEQINGGGHERGMRSGTLNVPGIVGLGAACEICSQEMEAEAKRETELRDYLKNKLENALDYVHVNGNMEHHLPGNLNMSFVYVEGESLLMGINDIAVSSGSACTSATLEPSYVLKALGLGDDVAHSSIRFGLGRFNTKAEVDYVSDKIIDVVSKLRELSPLYEMVKEGIDLTKIEWAAH